One part of the Corynebacterium sp. CNCTC7651 genome encodes these proteins:
- a CDS encoding fructosamine kinase family protein: MAETFLKRGSGPGSAAAEAHGLRWLREGSAAVVKVLSLDDASNTLTIEHVTTTRPTAEAARAAGRELAAIHAQGAAAFGAPPEGWDGPNYIGRAPQECTPTERWAEFYVGQRVLPFAEKAAAAGNLSERGLATVRRACDALLAEDEDAPLARIHGDLWSGNLLFGVDGPRFIDPAAHGGHPLTDIAMLELFGAPYFEEIVEGYLAAGGDLGPGADGRGVSAGSGPGGWRERIPAHQLHPLAVHAFTHGPSYGSALVRAAEATLSALGER; encoded by the coding sequence ATGGCTGAAACGTTTCTCAAGCGCGGCTCCGGCCCGGGTTCCGCCGCCGCGGAGGCACACGGGTTGCGGTGGCTGCGCGAGGGTTCCGCCGCGGTGGTCAAGGTGCTCTCGCTTGACGACGCTTCAAATACCCTCACCATCGAACACGTCACCACCACGCGCCCCACTGCGGAGGCTGCCCGCGCGGCGGGCCGAGAGCTGGCCGCGATCCACGCGCAGGGTGCGGCGGCGTTCGGTGCACCGCCGGAGGGGTGGGACGGGCCGAACTACATCGGCCGCGCGCCCCAAGAATGCACGCCGACTGAGCGGTGGGCCGAGTTCTACGTCGGGCAGCGCGTGCTGCCGTTCGCGGAGAAGGCGGCCGCGGCAGGGAACCTGAGCGAGCGCGGCTTGGCGACGGTGCGACGCGCCTGCGACGCGCTGCTCGCGGAAGACGAGGACGCCCCGCTCGCCCGTATCCACGGCGACCTGTGGTCCGGCAACCTACTCTTTGGCGTCGACGGCCCGCGGTTCATCGACCCCGCCGCGCACGGCGGCCACCCGCTGACGGACATCGCGATGCTGGAACTCTTCGGCGCGCCGTACTTCGAGGAAATCGTGGAGGGCTACCTGGCCGCTGGCGGGGACCTTGGCCCCGGCGCGGATGGCCGCGGTGTTAGCGCTGGCTCCGGCCCCGGCGGCTGGCGCGAGCGCATCCCCGCGCACCAGCTCCACCCGCTTGCCGTCCACGCGTTCACGCACGGCCCGAGCTACGGCTCCGCGCTGGTTCGCGCCGCCGAAGCCACACTCAGCGCATTGGGGGAGCGCTAG